One genomic segment of Streptomyces sp. NBC_00239 includes these proteins:
- the asnB gene encoding asparagine synthase (glutamine-hydrolyzing) → MCGIAGTYRWPDGKAVTDRLTDVLAHRGPDGAGRYGHPVGDGDVQLGHRRLAIMDLSETGAQPMASGGLVLTYNGELYNAPELRAELAAAGVRFRGTSDTEVLLEAWRRWGTDCLPRLRGMFAFGIFDERTGELVLARDQLGIKPLFLLRRGAGLVFASELKALAAATGGSLEVDHAALVASLLYYWVPDSRCAFREAEKLPPGSWLRCRPDGRVERGRFWHLKDVAAEGRERARAGERPDIAAVVEESTRRHLLSDVPVATFLSGGLDSSYLTALAARDRPGISAYTIGFRAEDARFEAMPDDLRYARQVAGRFGVDLHEIEIAPNVLDLLPQMTYHLDEPIGDPAAINTFLICSAAREAGVKVLLSGMGADELFAGYRKHLANLLALRYQRVPRPLRRGVSAAVDRLPVATARRGYRSVRFAKRFLSFADLPEETAFRRSYTMYDQDELIALIDPDLAGTVEDVLTEHADVYEDNDLDDFVNRMCLGDARMFLPGLNLAYTDRSSMAASTEVRVPYVDVEVVRAAFAVPGDRKIVGRQGKAVLKEAATSILPREIAYRPKGLFSAPLRAWMSRDLAPLVREVVHDGVLVNSGFLRREALARMVAEDAAGQRDFSKHLWHVLTLEYWYRGATSGSGLHAR, encoded by the coding sequence ATGTGCGGTATCGCAGGCACGTACCGATGGCCGGACGGGAAGGCCGTGACCGACCGGCTCACCGATGTCCTCGCCCATCGCGGTCCGGACGGGGCGGGCCGGTACGGCCATCCCGTCGGTGACGGCGACGTGCAGCTCGGGCACCGTCGGCTGGCCATCATGGACCTGTCCGAGACCGGCGCCCAGCCGATGGCCTCGGGCGGGCTCGTCCTGACGTACAACGGCGAGCTGTACAACGCGCCCGAGCTGCGTGCCGAACTGGCGGCCGCCGGGGTGCGCTTCCGCGGCACGTCCGACACCGAGGTGCTGCTGGAGGCCTGGCGGCGCTGGGGCACGGACTGCCTGCCCCGGCTGCGCGGCATGTTCGCGTTCGGGATCTTCGACGAGCGGACCGGTGAGCTGGTGCTCGCCCGCGACCAACTCGGCATCAAACCGCTGTTCCTGCTCCGGCGCGGTGCGGGTCTGGTGTTCGCCTCCGAGCTCAAGGCGCTCGCCGCCGCCACCGGCGGGTCGCTGGAGGTGGACCACGCGGCGCTGGTGGCCTCGCTGCTGTACTACTGGGTGCCGGACTCGCGGTGCGCGTTCCGCGAGGCGGAGAAGCTGCCGCCGGGGAGCTGGCTGCGGTGCCGGCCCGACGGACGGGTGGAGCGCGGCCGGTTCTGGCACCTGAAGGACGTCGCCGCCGAAGGCCGGGAGCGGGCCCGGGCCGGTGAGCGGCCGGACATCGCGGCCGTCGTCGAGGAGTCGACCCGGCGCCACCTGCTCTCCGACGTGCCGGTGGCGACCTTCCTTTCGGGCGGACTGGACTCCAGCTACCTGACCGCGCTGGCGGCCCGCGACCGGCCCGGCATCTCCGCCTACACGATCGGCTTCCGCGCCGAGGACGCCAGGTTCGAGGCGATGCCGGACGACCTCCGCTACGCCCGGCAGGTGGCCGGGCGGTTCGGCGTCGACCTGCACGAGATCGAGATCGCTCCGAACGTGCTCGACCTGCTGCCGCAGATGACGTACCACCTGGACGAGCCGATCGGCGACCCCGCCGCGATCAACACGTTCCTGATCTGCTCGGCCGCCCGGGAGGCCGGGGTGAAGGTGCTGCTCTCGGGGATGGGCGCCGACGAACTGTTCGCCGGATACCGCAAGCACCTGGCCAACCTGCTCGCGCTGCGCTACCAGCGCGTGCCGCGCCCGCTGCGGCGCGGGGTGTCCGCGGCCGTGGACAGGCTGCCGGTCGCCACGGCCCGGCGGGGGTACCGGTCGGTGCGGTTCGCCAAGCGGTTCCTGTCCTTCGCCGACCTGCCGGAGGAGACCGCGTTCCGGCGCAGCTACACCATGTACGACCAGGACGAACTGATCGCGCTGATCGATCCGGACCTGGCCGGGACGGTCGAGGACGTGCTGACCGAGCACGCGGACGTCTACGAGGACAACGACCTCGACGACTTCGTCAACCGCATGTGCCTGGGCGACGCCAGGATGTTCCTGCCGGGCCTGAACCTCGCCTACACGGACCGCTCCAGCATGGCCGCGTCGACCGAGGTGCGGGTGCCGTACGTGGACGTCGAGGTGGTCAGGGCCGCGTTCGCGGTGCCCGGCGACCGCAAGATCGTCGGACGGCAGGGCAAGGCCGTCCTCAAGGAGGCGGCCACCTCGATCCTGCCGCGGGAGATCGCGTACCGGCCCAAGGGCCTGTTCAGTGCCCCGCTGCGCGCCTGGATGAGCCGGGATCTGGCGCCGCTGGTGCGCGAGGTGGTGCACGACGGCGTGCTCGTCAATTCCGGATTCCTGCGCCGCGAGGCGCTGGCGCGGATGGTCGCCGAGGACGCCGCCGGGCAGCGGGACTTCTCCAAGCACCTGTGGCACGTGCTGACGCTTGAGTACTGGTACCGCGGCGCGACCTCCGGGTCCGGCCTGCACGCTCGCTAG
- a CDS encoding bi-domain-containing oxidoreductase: MKQVVQNYKSGELALLDVPVPGCKPGGVLVRTVYSLISTGTELMKVSEAGMSMVGKARSRPDQVAKVVQSVATNGLPATYRKVMGKLDSYTPLGYSLCGVVEQVGAGIDDVAVGDLVACAGNEHALHAELNWVPRNLYARVPDGLAPRHAAFGTVGSIAMQGVRQGEPQLGEVALVIGLGLIGQLVVQLLTASGVRVVGVDPDPVRCELAERLGAAACGDPGSAAVEAAVAELTGGHGVDQVYLAAGGASNQPVELAARLSRDRGRVVDIGKCRLDLPWNAYYEKELDVRFSRSYGPGRYDPEYELDGRDYPIGYVRWTERRNLACFLDLHARGRIDVEPLISHIADFDDAVKTYERLKDGELKAVAVLFRYPDHTAEEEAAADGDEQAQTPVVTVPAVRRGGAGASAAARSTNAPVRLAFVGAGNYATSMLLPHLAGRDGVTMSTVVTTTALSAANAQRKFGFAQATTDLDAVLGDPAIDAVFVVTRHSSHAELTRKALLAGKTVFVEKPLALTEDELAGVLAAVEESGNDRLQVGFNRRFAPLLREARQRFGARTGPASLRYLVNAGRLGHGSWYLQQGTEGSRFAGEGGHFIDTASWLLDADPVSVYAVAPAGNEDLQVVLRYPDGSTATIGYVTTGAPGFPKETLDLVADGKVLKLDDFVRASVYGRKRWVSSRLPKARDKGQAAELAAFIRAVRTGGPMPVPLESLVATTSATLAVQAAVAGGAPVTLARAR, from the coding sequence GTGAAACAGGTTGTGCAGAACTACAAGAGCGGCGAGCTGGCGCTGCTCGACGTGCCGGTGCCGGGGTGCAAGCCGGGCGGTGTGCTGGTGCGGACCGTCTACTCGCTGATATCCACCGGCACCGAGCTCATGAAGGTGTCCGAGGCCGGCATGTCGATGGTGGGCAAGGCCCGTTCCCGGCCGGACCAGGTGGCGAAGGTCGTGCAGAGCGTGGCCACGAACGGGCTGCCCGCCACCTACCGAAAGGTGATGGGCAAGCTGGATTCGTACACGCCGCTGGGCTACTCGCTGTGCGGGGTGGTCGAGCAGGTCGGCGCCGGGATCGACGACGTGGCGGTCGGCGACCTGGTGGCCTGCGCCGGCAACGAGCACGCGTTGCACGCCGAGCTGAACTGGGTGCCGAGGAACCTCTACGCCCGGGTGCCGGACGGCCTCGCGCCGCGGCACGCGGCCTTCGGCACCGTCGGGTCGATCGCGATGCAGGGCGTCCGCCAGGGCGAGCCGCAGCTCGGTGAGGTGGCGCTGGTCATCGGACTCGGGCTGATCGGGCAGCTGGTGGTGCAGCTGCTGACCGCCTCGGGAGTCCGCGTCGTCGGGGTCGACCCCGACCCGGTGCGCTGCGAGCTCGCCGAGCGCCTGGGCGCCGCGGCCTGCGGCGATCCCGGGTCGGCGGCCGTGGAAGCCGCCGTCGCCGAGCTCACCGGCGGTCACGGCGTGGACCAGGTGTACCTGGCGGCCGGCGGCGCCAGTAACCAGCCCGTCGAGCTGGCCGCCCGGCTGAGCCGGGACCGCGGCCGGGTCGTCGACATCGGCAAGTGCCGCCTGGACCTGCCGTGGAACGCGTACTACGAGAAGGAACTCGACGTCCGGTTCTCGCGCAGTTACGGCCCCGGGCGCTACGACCCGGAGTACGAGCTCGACGGGCGGGACTACCCGATCGGCTACGTGCGCTGGACCGAGCGCCGCAACCTGGCGTGCTTCCTCGATCTCCACGCCCGCGGCCGGATCGACGTGGAACCCCTGATCTCCCACATCGCCGACTTCGACGACGCCGTCAAGACGTACGAGCGTCTGAAGGACGGCGAGCTGAAGGCCGTGGCCGTGCTGTTCCGCTACCCCGACCACACGGCGGAAGAGGAAGCGGCAGCGGACGGGGACGAGCAGGCACAGACCCCGGTGGTGACCGTGCCCGCGGTACGGCGCGGCGGCGCGGGGGCGTCCGCTGCGGCACGGTCGACCAACGCGCCGGTGCGGCTGGCGTTCGTCGGGGCGGGGAACTACGCGACGTCGATGCTGCTGCCGCACCTGGCCGGGCGCGACGGCGTCACGATGTCGACGGTGGTCACCACGACGGCGCTGTCCGCAGCCAACGCGCAGCGCAAGTTCGGCTTCGCCCAGGCGACCACCGATCTCGACGCCGTGCTGGGCGATCCGGCGATCGACGCGGTGTTCGTGGTCACCCGGCACAGCTCGCACGCCGAACTGACCCGCAAGGCGCTGCTGGCCGGCAAGACGGTGTTCGTGGAGAAGCCCCTGGCGCTCACCGAGGACGAGCTGGCCGGTGTCCTCGCGGCGGTGGAGGAGTCCGGCAACGACCGGCTGCAGGTGGGCTTCAACCGGCGGTTCGCGCCGCTGCTGCGGGAGGCCCGGCAGCGGTTCGGGGCCCGGACCGGTCCGGCGAGCCTGCGCTACCTGGTCAACGCGGGCCGGCTCGGGCACGGCAGCTGGTACCTCCAGCAGGGTACCGAGGGCTCGCGGTTCGCCGGCGAGGGCGGGCACTTCATCGACACGGCGAGCTGGCTGCTCGACGCCGACCCGGTCTCGGTGTACGCGGTCGCCCCGGCCGGCAACGAGGACCTGCAGGTCGTGTTGCGCTACCCGGACGGGTCCACCGCCACCATCGGCTACGTCACCACCGGCGCGCCCGGCTTCCCCAAGGAGACGCTGGACCTCGTCGCGGACGGCAAGGTGCTCAAGCTCGACGACTTCGTGCGCGCGAGCGTGTACGGCCGCAAGCGGTGGGTCAGCTCGCGGCTGCCCAAGGCCAGGGACAAGGGCCAGGCCGCCGAGCTGGCCGCGTTCATCAGGGCCGTACGGACCGGCGGTCCGATGCCGGTGCCGCTGGAGTCGCTGGTCGCCACCACGTCGGCCACCCTCGCCGTACAGGCCGCCGTGGCCGGCGGCGCGCCGGTGACGTTGGCGAGGGCCCGATGA
- a CDS encoding heparinase II/III family protein yields MTMSAGWYLRRLSRMGPREVGGRVGDAVRRRRWRSALPACPSVIGAPFTAVLPARAVAAVPPDAAKRLIADADRLMAGHARHFGVDREDLADPDWSYDPKTGRRAPSGYAFDVPYRDEDAAGDVKQIWELSRHQYLTVLAAAYAVTGDERYAERVAAHLRSWWAANPPLSGVHWISGIELGIRLLSWVWIRRLLDGWPGAAGLFEGNPVAVSQIWHHQRWLAAFPSRGSSANNHVIAEAAGQFAAACAFGWFPDSARWRAGALRSLERHLRGNTFPSGLNRELATEYHGLVLELGLAAVAEADAAGVPVPGSVRTVLLRMTDALAAVVDDRLRPPRQGDADDGHGLVVDGADTDRWASLLATGDAVFGRLAWWPAVTGTDVRTPLLAALVRPAAPAVTRPASRPAHFADAGLTVLRGPAGIWCRCDGGPHGFLSIAAHAHADALSVEVRHDGVDVLADPGTYCYHGQPEWRQYFRSTLGHNTLQWGGGDQSVSGGPFLWTRHARTRVLAVDPAGASEGGTARWCAEHDGYRRSVHRRRVELTAATRELRVVDEVRGAGGPVRLAFHLGPAISAELVGNRAVLTWTRDGEDRSAVLDLPGQLSWRAHRGESDPPLGWYSPGFGRKEPATTLVGTGQAGGPGPSEGFTTVLRFHG; encoded by the coding sequence ATGACCATGAGCGCGGGCTGGTACCTGCGGCGGTTGTCCCGGATGGGGCCGCGGGAGGTCGGCGGCCGGGTGGGCGATGCGGTGCGCCGTCGGCGGTGGCGGTCGGCGCTGCCGGCCTGCCCGAGCGTGATCGGCGCCCCGTTCACGGCGGTGCTGCCCGCCCGGGCGGTCGCCGCGGTGCCGCCGGACGCCGCGAAGCGTCTCATCGCCGACGCGGACCGGCTGATGGCGGGGCACGCCCGGCACTTCGGGGTGGACCGCGAGGACCTGGCCGACCCGGACTGGTCGTACGACCCGAAGACCGGGCGGCGGGCTCCGTCCGGTTACGCCTTCGACGTGCCCTACCGGGACGAGGACGCGGCCGGGGACGTCAAGCAGATCTGGGAGCTGTCCCGGCACCAGTACCTCACCGTCCTCGCCGCCGCCTACGCGGTCACCGGGGACGAGCGGTACGCCGAGCGCGTGGCCGCGCACCTGCGGTCGTGGTGGGCGGCCAACCCGCCGCTGAGCGGCGTGCACTGGATCAGCGGCATCGAGCTGGGCATCCGGCTGCTGTCCTGGGTGTGGATCCGCCGGCTCCTCGACGGCTGGCCGGGCGCGGCCGGGCTGTTCGAGGGCAACCCGGTGGCGGTGAGCCAGATCTGGCACCACCAGCGCTGGCTGGCCGCCTTCCCCAGCCGGGGGTCTTCGGCGAACAACCACGTCATCGCCGAGGCCGCCGGGCAGTTCGCCGCGGCCTGCGCGTTCGGGTGGTTCCCCGACTCGGCGCGCTGGCGGGCCGGCGCGCTGCGGTCGCTGGAGCGGCATCTGCGCGGCAACACCTTCCCGTCCGGGCTCAACCGCGAGTTGGCGACCGAGTACCACGGGCTCGTGCTGGAGCTGGGCCTGGCCGCGGTGGCGGAGGCGGATGCCGCCGGCGTGCCGGTGCCCGGGTCGGTCCGGACGGTGCTGCTGCGGATGACGGACGCGCTCGCGGCCGTCGTGGACGACCGGTTACGGCCGCCCCGCCAGGGGGACGCGGACGACGGGCACGGTCTGGTCGTGGACGGCGCGGACACCGACCGCTGGGCCTCGCTGCTGGCCACCGGAGACGCCGTGTTCGGCCGGCTCGCCTGGTGGCCCGCGGTGACCGGCACCGATGTGCGCACCCCGCTGCTGGCGGCGCTCGTCCGGCCCGCCGCACCGGCGGTGACCCGCCCGGCGAGCCGGCCGGCCCACTTCGCCGACGCGGGGCTGACCGTCCTGCGCGGTCCGGCGGGGATCTGGTGCCGCTGCGACGGCGGTCCGCACGGGTTCCTGTCCATCGCCGCGCACGCCCACGCGGACGCGCTGTCCGTGGAGGTCCGCCACGACGGCGTCGACGTGCTCGCCGACCCGGGGACGTACTGCTACCACGGGCAGCCCGAGTGGCGGCAGTACTTCCGCTCGACCCTCGGCCACAACACCCTGCAATGGGGCGGCGGTGACCAGTCGGTCTCCGGCGGCCCGTTCCTGTGGACCCGGCACGCCCGCACCCGCGTCCTGGCCGTGGACCCGGCCGGCGCCTCCGAAGGGGGGACGGCCCGCTGGTGCGCCGAGCACGACGGCTACCGGCGATCCGTGCACCGCCGCCGGGTGGAGCTGACCGCCGCGACGCGGGAGCTGCGAGTGGTGGACGAGGTGCGCGGCGCGGGCGGGCCCGTACGGCTGGCGTTCCACCTCGGCCCGGCGATCTCCGCGGAGCTGGTGGGGAACCGTGCCGTACTCACCTGGACCCGGGACGGCGAGGACCGCTCCGCCGTGCTCGACCTGCCCGGGCAGCTGTCCTGGCGGGCGCACCGCGGCGAGAGCGACCCGCCGCTGGGCTGGTACTCCCCCGGCTTCGGACGCAAGGAACCCGCCACCACGCTGGTCGGCACCGGCCAGGCCGGCGGCCCCGGGCCGTCGGAAGGGTTCACCACCGTACTCAGGTTCCACGGCTAG